The Paenibacillus mucilaginosus 3016 genome includes the window GAGACGCTCGAGCCGGCCGCCTGCGCCGGGGTGGTCCGAGCCATCCGAGCCGTGTGCCCACGGACGCCGATCGGCCTTACCACCTCGCTGTCCGCCGAGCCCGATCCCGCGAAGCGGCTGCATCTCGTCTCCCGGTGGGAGGTGCTTCCCGACTTCGTCTCGGTGAACTTCTGCGAACCGGGAACCGCGGAGCTGTGCAGGCTCCTCCGGGAGCGGGGCATCCCGGTCGAAGCGGGCCTCGCCACCCTCGAGGATGCCGATGCGTTCCTCTGCAGCGGCTTCGAGGACGCGTGCATCCGCGTCCTGGTCGAGGTCTGCGACAGAGGCGAAGCGGAAGCCGCCTCCCGCGCCCGGGCCATCGCCGGGATGCTTCAGGAGGCCGGCATCACGCTGCCGCAGGTCCACCACGGCGAAGGCCCGGCCACCTGGGCCGTCCTCCGGCAGGCGGTGCGCCTGGGGCATGGCATCCGCATCGGCCTTGAGGACACGTGCACCGGCCCGCACGGAAGCCCGGTCCCCGGCGGCAACGCGGAGCTGGCCGCTGCGGCGCTGGAGCTGGAGTGAGGGAGGTTACCCGGCAGGTGCTGTACGGCTGTGCGGTGATGGCCCCAGGGCGGCCATACGCGGTGCGGAGTCCTCATGGGCAGATAGGAGCACATAAAAAAAGCATCACGCCCGAGAGGGGCGTCATGCCGGATGAGTTGCAAGGTCCCACGCACCTTTGGTGAAGGAAGACCGTGCATTAGACTCGTTTGTGAGCGGTGCAGCCGGCCTGCGTGCCTTGTCCGCACCCCCGTGATACCACCGATTCAACCGAGAAACTGAAATAAAGGAACCAGGATGCCTTATTCGGATATTTCCCATCATTTCCCGAGGAATAGCGGAACTCAGATGCGTTATGGGTCTTCATTTTACGGGAAAGCAGCACCCAGCCTCGAAATAGCGAACCTCAGTTCCGCTATCTCAGCAAAGGCCCCTGCCAATATGAACATAACGCATCTGAGTTCCGTTACTTGGTTGGTGCCCTAAGGGCAGCAGCCCATTTGCTGTCTCCTCAACATAAGCAGGCTCTGCCCCCCGTACTCCTACGTCCCTGCCGCCGCGCGGAACAAGTCATCATAGGCCGTTCGCGGATCGGCGAACCAGCCGGCGATGCGGTCCGCCGTCGAAGGATCTCCCGCTCCCGCCATAAGCAGACCTACCGCATGGTCCGGCAGCGGCCCCATCATGGCGTTGGTCCACGTCGTCACCTCGGTGACGTGGTCCCGGATCCGGCGCCAGTACGCTTCGCCGGTCTGCTCATCCCACGGCCGGCCCAGCTCCTCCGCCAGGGTCAGAACGAGCTGCTCGGCGCAGTACGAGGCCGTATTGCAGCCCTGGCCGGTGATCGGGTCGTTCAGCACGACGCTGTCCCCGCAGCCAAGCACGAGCGTGCCGCCCACCGTGCAGTAGGGCCGGTGAACGGACGGCTGCACCGCGATCTGGACGAAGCCCCGCTCGTCGCAGAGGCCGAACCGCTCCCCGTCCAGCCGGGCGGCGACCGCAGGGAAATGGCTGTCCACGACCGCCCTGATCCGGTCGCGGAAGCTCTCCGCGGTCTTGATCCCGCCGAACGCATCCAGCGGACCGCCGGGCACCGCTTCGATAAACAGGATGGTCACGGGACCCTGCGCGGTCAGCGCCGGAATCTCGAACAGCTCGCCGGCACCCGGCAGAATCGAGATCGAGACGCCTGACGGCTCAAGCGGCGCGACGCCGTGGAAGTAGCCGACACTGCATTTGCGCTGGGGAGCCGGCACCGGCGAGAGCTCCTCGAGCTGCGGGAACGGCGCGAGCGGCCCCCGCTTGCCGCTGCAGTCGACGAGCAGGTCATACGCCGGCGCCAGCTCCTGCAGCCGTTCTTCATCCACGCGGCCGTAGACGAACGAGACGCCTTTGGCCTCCAGGTCCTCCATGCACCTGGCGAAGTAAGCCCGCTGGTCGACCGATTTGGCCGGGCGCTCCAGCCGCCCTGTGAACAGCTTCTGTCCGCCCACCGTTACGTGGATGCTCTCGAGGTCCGGCCCCTGCTCCCATGCAGGCATCCCATAGGCCGCCTCCCTCGCCCGGGCCGCACCAAAATGCACCTGCGTCGAGCTCACCCGGCCGCTCCGGACTTCCTCCGGCGACCGGTCCGTATATACGGTCACCTCGAACGGTCCTCTGCTTACCAGCGCATAACTCAAGTGAAGACCCGCGGTCCCGCTTCCGAGCACTGCTATCCTCTTCATACTCCGCCTCCTGCCTGTCTTTACATAAACTCAACATACCTTTACTTCTGCCATCATAAGGGAAAGCATTTTCAGCGGGAATAGGCGGATTTGACTATTCGTACGGGAAGAAAGAGCCCGCAAAATCCCCCAAAAACAAATTCCCAAAAAAAACTTCTTCAAAATTTGGTTTTTTTCCGCAAAACGCTTATAATAGGCTTGTAAGAAAAAATTTGTTGGTTTACACAGGAGGACGTTACATGAAGGGTCAAGTAAAATGGTTTAACGCTGAAAAGGGCTACGGCTTCATCGCCGGCGAAGACGGCACGGAAGTATTCGTACACTTCAGCGCTATTCAATCCGATGGCTTCAAAACTCTCGACGAAGGCCAAGACGTAGAGTTCGACATCGTTGAAGGTCAGCGCGGTCCACAAGCTGCGAACGTCGTAAAACTCTAATACTAAGAGTCAATCAGAAGAAGGAACCACTCTCCGGAGTGGTTCCTTTTGTGTTTGCGCAGCGCAGCGGCTGCCGAGCCCCGTCCGGCACCCTGACCCGGTAACGGTAAAGCGTGCTAGGCAGCCCTTGAAACTCGAGCCGTCTCGTGCACATCAAATATAGCAGGCGATCATTCGGAAAGCTGTCCCCGATCACCTGCCGCCGCTCACTCCCCGGCCGGTTCCTCCGGCCCGGGCTGCGGCCGCGGAGGCCGGCGGCGCACAAGCAGGCTCATCAGGGCACAGATCAGCAGGCCGCCGACGAAGCCTCCGCCATGCGCATACATATCGACCCGCGGCACGACGATCGAATAGATGAAGCCGACGATGACGATGGTCCGCACGGTCTGCTTCGTCGCGTAGTCGATGAGATCCCTGCGGAAGACCGACAGGTACAGGAAGGCCGCATAGACGCCGTAAATCGCGCCGGAGGCCCCTGCGCCAATGTAATAATCGCCGTGCAGCCAGGCGCTCGCGAGGTTGCCGGCGATCCCGCACAGCAGGTAGAACAGCAGGTACTTCCACTTGCCCAGCAGCCGCTCCAGCGGAGCCGCGAACACGTACAAGGCGAAGCTGTTGAAGAGCAGGTGCTGGAAGCCGATGTGGATGAAAATCGCGGTCACATACCGCCAGGGCTCCGGCTGGATGCCGGGCAGGTCGAACATGGCTCCAAAGGCCAGCAGCGTCCGCTGGTCCTCGGACGAGCCCGCCCATTCCATGGCGAACCATACGCCGAGCTGAACCAGGATGAGGGCGAGCGTCACAGGGTAACGGCGCATGTATTCTTTCAGGCTTTCTCTTCGGTCGAACATGGGGCTGCCCCTCTCCAGGTGGAATGACATTCAAGAATCCGCGCCAGGCCAAGTGCCTTCTTCACGGCGCTGATTCTCCTTAGTATACCTTGGCGGGCAGTCCCTTCGCCAACGACGAACAAGCGGCCCGCCGGCAAGGCGGACCGCACAGTATAGGACAGACGATAATCGTTCAGGAAGTGGTTCTCCCGTTCAGCCGCTGCTTCTTCGGAGAGAGCACCTGGGTGACCGTTTTCCACAGGCCCTGCCAACGCCGCTCCCGGGCCGCCGCCACCATCCGCCGGGTCTCGAGAATTTCCTTCATCATGTTCATGATCTCATCCTCGCGGATTTTGCGGTACGCTTCATTCTGCCGGGTGCTCTCATCCACTTTCTCGTGAAGCACGAGCACCTCCGTCACGAGGGTATCCTGATCTTTCTCCAGCCGCGTGACCCTGGCCTCGGTTTCCTTGACCCGCTTGCCGGTCTCTTTGACCTGCTCCACCGCCGCCTTCATCTGGTTCACGGTCTTCTTGACCTGGGCCTCGGTCTCCTTCACCTTCTGCTCGAGGTCCGCCAGGCGCTGCTCGCTGCCGGTCTCCTTCACCTTCTGCTCCAGGTCCGCCAGGCGCTGCTCGCTGCCGGTCTCCTTCACCTTCAGCTCCAGATCCGCCAGGCGCTGCTCGCTGCTCTCCATATAATCCTTCATCCGCAGATCGAACAAGTGATGGATCAAGCTTTTGATTTCCTCCTCATCCACGCCGAGCTTCTGCACCGTCTGCTTGCCGCCGCCTGCCGCTTCCGGGGTGAGATACTGCGAGACGACCTCCTTGACCGCCACCCGCAGCTCCTTGCCGTCGAGCAGCTTCATGGAGATCCACTTGATCGCCTCG containing:
- a CDS encoding cold shock domain-containing protein; translation: MKGQVKWFNAEKGYGFIAGEDGTEVFVHFSAIQSDGFKTLDEGQDVEFDIVEGQRGPQAANVVKL
- a CDS encoding styrene monooxygenase/indole monooxygenase family protein, which translates into the protein MKRIAVLGSGTAGLHLSYALVSRGPFEVTVYTDRSPEEVRSGRVSSTQVHFGAARAREAAYGMPAWEQGPDLESIHVTVGGQKLFTGRLERPAKSVDQRAYFARCMEDLEAKGVSFVYGRVDEERLQELAPAYDLLVDCSGKRGPLAPFPQLEELSPVPAPQRKCSVGYFHGVAPLEPSGVSISILPGAGELFEIPALTAQGPVTILFIEAVPGGPLDAFGGIKTAESFRDRIRAVVDSHFPAVAARLDGERFGLCDERGFVQIAVQPSVHRPYCTVGGTLVLGCGDSVVLNDPITGQGCNTASYCAEQLVLTLAEELGRPWDEQTGEAYWRRIRDHVTEVTTWTNAMMGPLPDHAVGLLMAGAGDPSTADRIAGWFADPRTAYDDLFRAAAGT
- a CDS encoding 3-keto-5-aminohexanoate cleavage protein, with protein sequence MKNPHTHVQVCLNGRTTRLMHPAVPLTARELAADARRCATLGVQSLHAHARLHDEAETLEPAACAGVVRAIRAVCPRTPIGLTTSLSAEPDPAKRLHLVSRWEVLPDFVSVNFCEPGTAELCRLLRERGIPVEAGLATLEDADAFLCSGFEDACIRVLVEVCDRGEAEAASRARAIAGMLQEAGITLPQVHHGEGPATWAVLRQAVRLGHGIRIGLEDTCTGPHGSPVPGGNAELAAAALELE
- a CDS encoding rhomboid family intramembrane serine protease, whose translation is MFDRRESLKEYMRRYPVTLALILVQLGVWFAMEWAGSSEDQRTLLAFGAMFDLPGIQPEPWRYVTAIFIHIGFQHLLFNSFALYVFAAPLERLLGKWKYLLFYLLCGIAGNLASAWLHGDYYIGAGASGAIYGVYAAFLYLSVFRRDLIDYATKQTVRTIVIVGFIYSIVVPRVDMYAHGGGFVGGLLICALMSLLVRRRPPRPQPGPEEPAGE